From the genome of Methanofastidiosum sp.:
CCTTTGCCCCCAAAAAACGATTGATAAAATCACCTAATCCCAAACAAATTCCATACAACGCCAAAACTTTCATATAAGAAAGTGACTGTATATATTCGATCGAAAAGATACTTATAAAAAAATAATCTATAAATATGTAGAAAAGCAAGTATGCTACTAAATTAAAGCCAATAACAAAGGAGAACAATTGAAAGGATAATCTTTTTCTTTTAACATTAGATTTGTATAAAACTGTACCAAAAGTAGAAGCCAACATTTGAAACGGTGCTACAAAACTAAATGCTAACGAAAAATAACCATAGTTCTCCATACCTACGAAACTGCCACTTATTAAGCCTATAACTTGTCCAACAATAACGCCAAATATTGAACCGATATATACTTTAAATCCAAAACGCTTGTTTTCTTCTTTTAGAGCTAAAAAACTCTCAGAAATTTTCACACGAATTGGGTTGCATTTGTATATTCTGTATATAATTGCCAAACCATTAATTACAACATATGGAATTAGTAATGTTAAAGTGTTTGTATATCTGAAAACATATATTTGAACAAGTACTACAATAAAAATAAGAGTCTGCGGAATTAAATTAAATATTGAAAGTGAATATATCTTATTTTGACCTGTCAAAATTGCTTTAACAGTTAATTGCATGGTAGATAAAATAATATAAGGAGTAAAGTATATTGCGTACCACGTTATATTTATTATTTCATTTGCATTCAATACAGATATTAATGGTATAGAAATCAATATATAAATTAATGCAGTAATAAAACTAACTGTAAAGCCATAACCGCTGATTTTACTTTGTTCAGTTTCTTGACTTATAGCAGCAATACGCCCTGCTGAGTTCGGATACCCCAAATTGATTAAGCCAGGTATCATCAATAAGTAATTAACAACATACCTATACTCCCCATATGCATTTGGATCTATATTTTTTGTGGCAACGATGTTAATCAAAAAACTTAAAACAAGTGTCACAAAGTTAGAAATCAGTTGTATAGTTGCTTGATAAGCATACTTTTTTGTGTTATTATTATTTTTTGTACTTTTTAATGTAAATATAATATCCGATTTATTTATTCTCAATCCGCATTTTCCCTTCTTAAATTTATTCAATTATTTCTTGCCACTTTTTAACTATAATATCAGCATTAAAATTCGTAGATGACTTTACTGCACCCTCCGAAATCTTACTTCTAATGTTATAATCAGAAATCAATAATTTAATTGCTTCTATAAGCTCTTCTTCTGAACCAACCCGCACTAATATCCCATTCTCACCATTTTGAATAACCTCATTTGACCCCGCGCAATCTGTTGATATACAGGGCAACCCCATCATCATAGCCTCTAATAAGGCATTTGATAATCCCTCATAATTGGAGGATAGAACAAACATCTCAGCATCTGCTATCTTTTCGTGGATATTGGATACATTACCAGGAAGAAAAACAGCATTTGTAAGCCCTAATTCCTTTATTTGTTTTACCAGTGCATCTCGTAATTTTCCTTCCCCATATATATATAACTTATATTCTGGGTAATTATCATGTACTTTTTTAAACGCACGAATTAACATAGCATGGTTTTTTTGTTCCACCAAGCGTCCAACAGCTACTATCTTTTTTTCTTTCGTATTTGAAGCTAATCCAGTCACATGAATAGGATTTGGTATAATTACACTTTTGTTCTGTATTCTTTTAGAAAAACAGGACTGAGCCCATTTTGTTTGAAATACAACGCAATCAACAAAAGGATAAAGTAAATGTGTCGCAAGCCGTACAAATATAGACCTACCATCTGCAGTAGGATCGTTCCGTTCTGATACTATTATTCGTTGTTTTAAGCCAATACAAGATAGTATAGTAATAATATTAATGCGTGCAATAAATGAAACAATTCTATCTGGCTTGTTTTCAATGACATATTTTCGAATACTAGATATCCAATTTGGCAATTGCCTAATTCTAGATTTATTCTCATTGCATATTGGTATAACATTGACATTATGATTTAATTCATAATCACAACGGCTATTTAGTAGCATTAATATATCAACTTTCCAACCTCTTTCTGCATAGCTATTTGCTAGAATAGAGATTACTCTCTCTGCTCCTCCTCTTCCCATGCTACCTATTAAAAATACTATTCTTTTAGTTTCCTCTCTATTATCCATTCTGCAACACCTCTTTGTATATTTTTGACTTCTACCTTAACATTCTCAACATCAAATCGACTGACTTTTAAAAATTACTAAGCCTCATTGACTTTCTTAATGCACTGTCTGTTGCAGAACACTAGTTCCTTTAAAACTATTAATGTCATAAGATTTGCAAAGATAACACCTTCACCTTATTCAATCAAATCAACATTCCCTCTAGTTTTTGAAACAGCATAGAGCGGTGCTGCGTTCATATCTTCCATTATTAAGCATAGCAAACCTTTTTAATAGATTATAAATAAAAGAATATATGTAACAGTTAATAATTCCTTATTTAAACCTGAATCCGTGATGGCTTATCAAAAAAATACTTTTTACAAAAAACACTATACCTAATTTAGAATTAACAACAA
Proteins encoded in this window:
- a CDS encoding glycosyltransferase family 4 protein, encoding MDNREETKRIVFLIGSMGRGGAERVISILANSYAERGWKVDILMLLNSRCDYELNHNVNVIPICNENKSRIRQLPNWISSIRKYVIENKPDRIVSFIARINIITILSCIGLKQRIIVSERNDPTADGRSIFVRLATHLLYPFVDCVVFQTKWAQSCFSKRIQNKSVIIPNPIHVTGLASNTKEKKIVAVGRLVEQKNHAMLIRAFKKVHDNYPEYKLYIYGEGKLRDALVKQIKELGLTNAVFLPGNVSNIHEKIADAEMFVLSSNYEGLSNALLEAMMMGLPCISTDCAGSNEVIQNGENGILVRVGSEEELIEAIKLLISDYNIRSKISEGAVKSSTNFNADIIVKKWQEIIE
- a CDS encoding oligosaccharide flippase family protein, whose product is MNKFKKGKCGLRINKSDIIFTLKSTKNNNNTKKYAYQATIQLISNFVTLVLSFLINIVATKNIDPNAYGEYRYVVNYLLMIPGLINLGYPNSAGRIAAISQETEQSKISGYGFTVSFITALIYILISIPLISVLNANEIINITWYAIYFTPYIILSTMQLTVKAILTGQNKIYSLSIFNLIPQTLIFIVVLVQIYVFRYTNTLTLLIPYVVINGLAIIYRIYKCNPIRVKISESFLALKEENKRFGFKVYIGSIFGVIVGQVIGLISGSFVGMENYGYFSLAFSFVAPFQMLASTFGTVLYKSNVKRKRLSFQLFSFVIGFNLVAYLLFYIFIDYFFISIFSIEYIQSLSYMKVLALYGICLGLGDFINRFLGAKGYGKTLMTGAIFSGLSMIIAAIIFVPKFKVIGLIVAFMLSGLVYLLSMVTGYINYRRSNIGGDKL